TTGCCGGAATGACATGGTGCTGGCCATCACGTATGACCGTGGCATTGGGCGATGCCATTTTCTTTAGAGCTTCAATGGCCTTTTCCGCCCGGTATTCCTGAAGGAACCCGATGACCGCGTTGACGACGACGATGACAATGATGGCGATCGTATCGATCGGTTCGCCGACAATGCCTGATATGATCGCCGCGGCGATCAAGACCATGATCATGAAATCCTTGAACTGCGCGAGCAGCATTTCAAACGGCGTTCTTTTTTTCAAACTTTTTATCTCATTGGTCCCGACTTCGGCAAGCCGCTTTGAGGCCTGGTCATGGTTTAACCCGTTCAGGGTGGCATCAAGGTCGCCCAGGATCTGTCCGATATCAATGCTATGATAGTTCATGAATTATCAATTGCCTTTAATTCTTTTAATATAGCCATTTTAAATGAATGGTCAATAGCCTGGCATAAAAGATCCCGCTGGCATTGACTTGCGATGACGGTTGTATATCATGTTGATAATGGTCTACGGTAAAGATCTGCCGCACAAACGTTTTTTTGTCCCTGCCCGCATGGCCGATATGCGCTTGGACCACGTTGTTTCGCTGTTTCTTGACATTTCGCGCAAAGACGCCAAAGCTCTCGTCGAATCAGGAATGGTGTTGTGTAAAGGCATGAAAGCGACGTTCGGATCCAGAAAGGTGAGTTTGGGTGATGAAATAGTTATTTTTATAGATTCGCAAAAAAAGGACGCCGGGATGCGGAAAGCCGAGGCTATTCCTATACTTATGGAAGATGGTGATATTCTGGTGGTCGATAAACCGGCGGGATATCTCACGTGCCGGAGCGCTTCTGAACGCGGGCTATCTGTTTCCGACGTGCTCAAGAAAACGGGTAAAACGGTCTTTCCGGCGCACCGCCTGGACCGCGAAACATCGGGTGTGCTCGTTTTTG
This DNA window, taken from bacterium, encodes the following:
- a CDS encoding RluA family pseudouridine synthase, coding for MVYGKDLPHKRFFVPARMADMRLDHVVSLFLDISRKDAKALVESGMVLCKGMKATFGSRKVSLGDEIVIFIDSQKKDAGMRKAEAIPILMEDGDILVVDKPAGYLTCRSASERGLSVSDVLKKTGKTVFPAHRLDRETSGVLVFAKTVQALKDLERQFKQRSVTKVYIGIVEGDIKRSDGVIRGDLVKTHEFGQTSFRVIKKLSRASIVEFMPHTGRTNQIRLQLLAMGCCLVGEKKYIPGRLRSSIVFPRAALHARQIWFTHPRTGQWVTCEAPMPEDMKQLVETL